One part of the Maridesulfovibrio sp. genome encodes these proteins:
- the flgC gene encoding flagellar basal body rod protein FlgC, which produces MDFFTALDIGASGLKAQREYLNVVSMNMANARTTRTAEGGPYRRKSVSMESSPVLSPFETAMNQQLNQQLRGVTVRGIVSDTRPFKEVYEPNHPDANEKGIVKYPDINVVEEMVNMITISRSYEANAQAVDSAKKMFNRALRIGNGS; this is translated from the coding sequence ATGGATTTCTTTACAGCACTTGATATCGGAGCTTCAGGACTGAAGGCTCAACGTGAGTACCTGAACGTAGTGTCCATGAACATGGCTAACGCTAGGACTACACGGACAGCCGAAGGCGGACCCTACCGCCGCAAAAGTGTTTCCATGGAGTCCAGCCCTGTTCTCTCCCCTTTCGAAACTGCAATGAACCAACAGCTCAACCAGCAGCTGAGGGGCGTAACAGTCAGAGGTATTGTCTCCGACACCCGTCCATTCAAAGAAGTGTACGAGCCCAACCACCCGGATGCAAATGAAAAAGGAATAGTAAAATATCCGGACATCAACGTGGTTGAAGAAATGGTTAACATGATCACTATCAGCAGGTCCTACGAAGCCAACGCGCAAGCAGTTGACTCTGCCAAAAAAATGTTCAACCGCGCACTCAGAATAGGAAATGGTTCGTAA
- a CDS encoding tetratricopeptide repeat protein has translation MSHLDYEINKELGECYLFMGELDKAEDYYKKAAGSNGVHPDPYIGLATIAIQRGEYDTAMSLYEKAHSVEATDKSFAGMGLIQMETSRQEEAFENFSRALDSNISNMVALFGIIRIGHEAEKMADAIPYLEKYLEVDPDKHEVRYSLAGLYVCMGEKDRAVEQLEMILEKDPANEAAKELLGQI, from the coding sequence ATGAGCCATTTAGATTACGAAATTAACAAGGAACTCGGTGAGTGTTATCTGTTCATGGGTGAACTGGATAAGGCTGAAGATTACTACAAGAAGGCTGCCGGATCTAACGGTGTGCATCCTGACCCTTATATCGGTCTTGCCACTATCGCAATCCAGCGTGGTGAGTATGATACAGCCATGTCCCTTTACGAGAAAGCTCATTCAGTAGAAGCAACTGATAAAAGCTTTGCCGGAATGGGTCTCATCCAAATGGAAACTTCCCGTCAGGAAGAAGCCTTTGAAAACTTTTCTCGGGCTCTCGACAGCAATATCAGCAATATGGTTGCGCTGTTCGGTATCATCAGGATCGGTCACGAGGCAGAGAAGATGGCTGATGCTATCCCTTACCTCGAGAAGTATCTTGAAGTTGATCCCGATAAGCACGAAGTCCGTTATTCCCTCGCAGGCCTTTATGTCTGCATGGGAGAAAAGGACAGGGCTGTCGAACAGCTTGAAATGATCCTCGAAAAGGATCCCGCAAATGAAGCGGCTAAGGAACTGCTGGGCCAGATTTAG
- the hflX gene encoding GTPase HflX produces MKRINRLADRRYNDPNGFTNEQARELSLLSHEIGRQIGLLIDRQGKPEMILVGDPGSIYIPELPRARQSEGRLRGLRLLHTHISGENLSEEDLMDMVFLRLDSITVVASDPHGEPDFVQYAYLLPPGATEKPYEQLPPVRWDRADMDLPAQIKALEEEFRRADRTRDTTDKRERAIVVSVSQDPKSVQERSLAELEDLADTAGLKVEGRLVQRIRKLNPKFIMGKGKLAELEVIALQADAEVILFDQELSAAQMRNLAKLTERKILDRTQLILDIFAQHATTRAGKLQVEMAQLKYTMPRLVGKNRAMSRLMGGIGGRGPGETKLEIDRRRIKDKLTKLGNELKKVSRQRGFTRERRARAGVPVVSLVGYTNAGKSTLLNTLTNSGVLAEDKLFATLDPTSRRIRFPRDQELILTDTVGFIRQLPVELKEAFRATLEELEAADVLLHVCDSSHPEVSEQIDAVNNIVADMNLKDVVTILVLNKWDKVDDEQREIMRNTYPQGIPSSAVNRSSLSDLVEEILNAIDRLGHSLKY; encoded by the coding sequence TTGAAACGCATCAACCGTCTTGCGGACCGCCGTTACAATGACCCGAACGGGTTCACTAATGAGCAGGCCCGCGAGCTTTCTCTTCTCAGTCATGAAATCGGGCGCCAGATAGGTCTGCTGATTGACAGGCAGGGCAAACCTGAAATGATTCTGGTTGGTGATCCGGGATCTATCTACATCCCCGAATTGCCAAGGGCCCGCCAGTCAGAAGGTCGTTTGCGCGGTTTACGGCTTCTTCACACTCATATTTCCGGTGAGAATCTGTCCGAGGAAGACCTCATGGATATGGTTTTCCTGCGTCTGGACAGTATTACCGTTGTGGCCTCTGATCCGCACGGAGAACCCGACTTCGTCCAGTATGCATATCTGCTTCCCCCCGGAGCGACAGAGAAACCATATGAACAATTGCCTCCGGTACGCTGGGATCGTGCGGACATGGACCTTCCGGCTCAAATCAAGGCCCTCGAAGAGGAATTCCGCCGCGCGGACCGTACTCGCGATACTACGGATAAACGTGAGCGAGCTATTGTCGTAAGTGTTTCGCAGGACCCCAAATCTGTGCAGGAACGTTCACTTGCTGAGCTAGAGGATCTTGCTGATACCGCTGGTCTGAAAGTGGAAGGACGGCTGGTGCAGCGTATCCGCAAACTAAACCCGAAATTTATTATGGGTAAGGGTAAGCTTGCGGAGCTGGAAGTCATCGCGCTGCAGGCTGATGCGGAAGTTATTCTTTTCGATCAGGAACTTTCTGCCGCCCAGATGCGTAACCTTGCCAAGCTCACAGAGCGTAAAATTCTTGATCGTACCCAGCTTATTCTCGATATTTTTGCTCAGCATGCTACAACCCGCGCTGGTAAATTGCAGGTTGAAATGGCGCAGCTGAAATATACCATGCCCCGTCTTGTCGGTAAAAACCGTGCAATGTCCAGGCTTATGGGTGGTATTGGTGGCCGTGGTCCGGGTGAAACCAAACTCGAGATTGACCGGCGACGCATTAAAGACAAGCTGACCAAGCTGGGGAATGAACTCAAGAAGGTCAGCCGTCAGCGCGGCTTTACTCGTGAGCGTCGGGCAAGGGCGGGAGTTCCGGTTGTTTCGCTGGTAGGTTATACCAACGCAGGCAAATCCACTTTGCTTAATACACTTACCAACAGTGGTGTTCTTGCCGAAGATAAACTTTTCGCTACTCTCGACCCGACCAGTAGGCGTATCCGTTTTCCCCGTGATCAGGAATTGATTTTGACCGATACTGTAGGATTTATCAGGCAGCTGCCGGTTGAACTCAAAGAGGCATTTCGGGCAACTCTGGAAGAGTTAGAGGCTGCTGATGTTCTTCTGCACGTCTGCGATTCTTCGCATCCTGAAGTTAGTGAGCAGATTGACGCGGTTAATAATATTGTCGCTGATATGAATCTGAAAGATGTTGTTACCATCCTTGTCCTCAATAAGTGGGATAAAGTTGATGATGAACAACGTGAAATCATGCGCAACACCTATCCGCAGGGTATTCCTTCCAGTGCGGTGAACCGAAGTTCGCTTAGTGATCTCGTGGAAGAGATTCTTAACGCGATTGATCGCTTGGGACATTCGTTGAAATATTAA
- the hypE gene encoding hydrogenase expression/formation protein HypE: MSSDKVLLDYGSGGRASQRLISELFLKHFANDELDRLNDAATLNLNGRISMSTDSFTVDPIFFPGGDIGSLAVHGTVNDVAMLGAIPRYLTCAYIIEEGLPMDDLERIVKSMGEACRHAGVNIVTGDTKVVPKGMVDKIFINTTGVGEIIADPAPSGDRAAVGDAVLVSGTMGDHGLTILGTREGLSLESNVQSDSAALNHLLVKLVQEIPDIHVLRDPTRGGLATTLNEITVSSNVCCELEESTIPVLPEVAGGCSFLGLDPLYLANEGKFLCILPQEYAEKALEIMRADELGRNACQVGTITESNPGKVILVTPLGGRRLLNMLEGEQLPRIC; this comes from the coding sequence ATGTCCTCAGATAAAGTTTTACTTGATTACGGTTCCGGCGGAAGAGCCTCCCAGAGGCTGATTTCCGAACTTTTTCTCAAGCATTTTGCAAACGATGAATTGGACAGGCTCAATGATGCCGCCACCTTGAATCTTAACGGCAGGATTTCCATGAGCACGGACAGCTTTACCGTTGATCCAATCTTTTTTCCCGGTGGGGATATCGGATCACTGGCAGTGCACGGTACGGTGAATGACGTTGCCATGCTCGGAGCTATTCCCCGGTACCTGACCTGTGCCTATATTATTGAAGAAGGTCTGCCCATGGATGATTTGGAAAGAATCGTTAAATCTATGGGGGAGGCTTGCAGACACGCTGGTGTCAATATTGTTACCGGCGATACAAAGGTTGTTCCCAAGGGGATGGTGGATAAAATTTTTATTAATACTACCGGAGTCGGTGAAATTATTGCTGACCCCGCTCCCAGCGGAGATCGAGCCGCTGTAGGGGATGCTGTGCTGGTTAGCGGAACTATGGGCGATCACGGATTGACCATTCTTGGAACCCGTGAAGGATTATCGCTTGAATCCAATGTGCAGAGCGACAGTGCGGCCTTGAATCATCTGCTGGTTAAGCTGGTACAGGAAATTCCCGACATTCATGTCCTGCGTGACCCCACTCGTGGGGGGCTGGCAACTACGCTCAATGAGATTACCGTTTCTTCAAATGTCTGTTGCGAGCTGGAAGAATCCACGATTCCGGTACTCCCTGAGGTAGCCGGAGGTTGTTCCTTTCTCGGTCTTGACCCGCTTTATCTGGCTAATGAAGGTAAGTTCCTGTGTATCCTGCCTCAGGAGTATGCAGAAAAGGCCCTCGAAATTATGCGTGCTGACGAGCTTGGCAGAAATGCCTGCCAGGTGGGAACCATCACAGAATCTAATCCCGGCAAAGTCATTCTTGTCACTCCGCTTGGAGGACGCAGGTTACTGAACATGCTAGAAGGGGAGCAACTTCCCAGAATCTGTTAA
- a CDS encoding cold shock domain-containing protein: MSLKGVVSWFNDIKGFGFIEDEAGRDIYVHYSEVLRDGFKTLNVGEKVVFEIVDEDSAPKATEVRIINY, encoded by the coding sequence ATGAGTTTAAAAGGAGTTGTCAGCTGGTTCAATGATATCAAAGGATTCGGCTTTATCGAAGATGAGGCGGGAAGGGATATCTATGTCCATTACTCCGAAGTGCTTCGCGACGGATTCAAAACTCTTAATGTAGGCGAAAAAGTTGTTTTCGAAATCGTAGATGAAGACTCCGCCCCGAAAGCAACTGAAGTCCGTATCATAAATTATTAG
- the hypD gene encoding hydrogenase formation protein HypD: MSLEILDKFNDPKICKDLLARLRDELEGEIRFMEVCGTHTVSIFRSGLHSVLPDEVIHLSGPGCPVCVTHESEVNAFLDLAGKDGVIVATFGDLIKVPGDRGHCLKNAQADGARVEIIYSPFDALDLARKNPESTVVFLGVGFETTAPTIAATVLMAQQQGLDNFKVLSFHKLVPPALDILISDPETRIDGFILPGHVSTVIGIHPYDFIGEKYDKPAVVTGFDPVDILQALLMMVRSSKLDHPKVENQYVRGVSENGNPKAVEVMYQVFEESDALWRGIGKIPNSGLEFRKEFEQYDAKKIFNLNIGECPALPGCKCGEVLKGKMSPEDCPLFGKACTPAKPVGPCMVSTEGSCAAYFKYKVD, from the coding sequence TTGTCGCTTGAGATTTTGGATAAATTTAATGATCCGAAAATATGTAAAGATCTTCTGGCGCGTTTGCGGGATGAGCTGGAAGGGGAGATCAGGTTCATGGAAGTCTGCGGAACGCATACTGTTTCAATTTTTCGCAGTGGGCTGCATTCTGTTTTACCTGATGAAGTCATCCACCTCAGCGGTCCTGGGTGCCCTGTTTGCGTTACTCATGAATCAGAGGTCAACGCATTTCTTGATCTGGCTGGAAAAGACGGTGTAATCGTTGCTACATTCGGTGATCTGATCAAGGTTCCGGGAGATAGGGGGCATTGTCTGAAGAATGCGCAGGCTGACGGTGCGCGTGTTGAAATAATATACTCACCTTTTGATGCGCTTGACCTGGCACGCAAGAATCCAGAAAGCACCGTTGTTTTTTTGGGAGTTGGTTTTGAAACCACTGCTCCGACCATTGCCGCGACGGTATTGATGGCCCAGCAGCAGGGGCTGGATAATTTTAAAGTCCTTTCTTTCCATAAACTGGTTCCGCCTGCGCTTGATATTCTTATTTCCGACCCGGAAACCCGTATTGACGGTTTCATCCTGCCCGGTCACGTTTCCACTGTAATCGGTATCCACCCCTATGATTTTATTGGGGAAAAATACGACAAGCCCGCTGTTGTCACCGGGTTCGATCCTGTGGACATCCTGCAGGCACTTCTGATGATGGTTCGCTCTTCTAAATTGGATCATCCTAAGGTGGAAAACCAGTACGTGCGCGGTGTTTCGGAGAACGGAAATCCTAAAGCGGTTGAAGTTATGTATCAGGTTTTTGAAGAATCGGATGCTCTTTGGCGGGGAATAGGGAAGATTCCGAACAGTGGTTTGGAGTTCCGCAAAGAGTTTGAACAATATGATGCCAAGAAAATTTTCAATCTCAATATTGGCGAATGCCCAGCGCTACCGGGGTGTAAGTGTGGCGAAGTCCTTAAAGGGAAGATGTCCCCAGAGGACTGTCCCTTATTTGGAAAGGCCTGTACTCCTGCCAAGCCGGTAGGGCCCTGTATGGTTTCAACTGAAGGCAGTTGCGCCGCTTACTTCAAATATAAAGTAGATTAA
- a CDS encoding chemotaxis protein — MDDTNILLETGTNELEILEFYIDLPESEDGPEERCHFGVNVAKVMQVIESPELEHPESAEHPCFMGTIPLRHHILPVLDLAVWLGLERKKQKYDIVIVTEFSQTVSGFQVSGVTEIHRVGWQQVLSPDKFMSSFDDSCIVGIVEREDRFIQLLDLESILADLDPGRGGNLDAPSAVATEAYNALVCDDSPTIRAMLEKSLDQANFRHTIVHNGQEAQNTLKNIKLVAKQEKRPVKDYVEIIISDIEMPLMDGFSLTKWIREDPDLKDLPIILYSSIITNELRHKGESVGANEQISKPDLHLLPEKAIRLIESRK, encoded by the coding sequence ATGGATGATACAAACATCCTGCTCGAAACCGGAACAAACGAGCTAGAAATACTGGAATTTTATATTGACCTGCCTGAATCCGAAGATGGCCCCGAAGAGCGCTGTCATTTCGGAGTGAACGTCGCCAAGGTAATGCAGGTGATCGAAAGTCCGGAACTGGAACATCCTGAATCAGCCGAACATCCCTGTTTTATGGGAACCATTCCATTGAGGCACCATATTCTCCCTGTGCTCGATCTGGCTGTATGGCTCGGTTTGGAACGGAAGAAACAGAAATATGATATTGTTATTGTCACCGAATTCAGCCAGACGGTTTCCGGTTTTCAGGTCAGCGGTGTGACTGAAATCCACCGGGTAGGGTGGCAGCAGGTTCTTTCCCCTGACAAATTTATGAGCAGTTTTGATGACAGCTGTATTGTCGGTATTGTTGAGCGTGAAGATAGATTTATCCAGCTGCTTGACCTTGAATCGATTCTTGCGGATCTTGATCCTGGGCGCGGTGGTAATCTGGATGCACCTTCCGCGGTTGCAACAGAAGCATACAATGCTCTTGTCTGCGACGACTCTCCCACTATCAGGGCCATGCTCGAAAAAAGTCTCGATCAGGCAAATTTCAGACACACCATTGTTCATAACGGCCAAGAAGCGCAAAACACGCTAAAAAATATCAAACTGGTAGCTAAACAAGAAAAAAGACCGGTCAAAGATTATGTCGAGATAATCATTTCTGATATCGAAATGCCTCTGATGGACGGATTCAGCCTTACCAAATGGATACGTGAAGATCCTGATCTGAAGGACCTGCCTATTATCCTCTATTCGTCTATCATCACCAATGAACTCCGGCATAAAGGCGAGTCTGTAGGAGCCAATGAACAGATTTCCAAACCGGATCTGCATTTACTCCCTGAAAAGGCCATTCGTTTGATAGAGAGCAGAAAATAA
- the flgB gene encoding flagellar basal body rod protein FlgB → MKGLFENNIELTGKVLDMRLQRQNLVSSNLANVNTPGYKEKRLEFEEDLQKAMGLDAKGKMTKTSKMHIPTAFDADKFEGDVISKFEPRIIHGENRVDMDKEMVAMAKNTMYYNALSQVIGKNFQGMNKVIQSGAR, encoded by the coding sequence ATGAAAGGACTTTTCGAAAACAACATAGAGTTGACAGGCAAAGTGCTCGACATGAGACTCCAACGTCAAAACCTTGTCTCCTCCAACCTGGCTAACGTTAACACCCCCGGCTACAAAGAGAAGAGACTGGAATTCGAAGAAGACCTTCAGAAAGCCATGGGACTCGATGCCAAGGGAAAGATGACCAAAACCAGCAAGATGCACATCCCAACAGCATTCGACGCAGACAAATTCGAAGGCGACGTTATATCCAAATTCGAACCCAGAATCATCCACGGTGAAAATCGTGTTGATATGGATAAAGAAATGGTCGCCATGGCTAAGAACACCATGTACTACAATGCCCTTTCTCAGGTTATTGGGAAAAATTTTCAGGGTATGAATAAAGTGATTCAGAGCGGAGCAAGATAA
- a CDS encoding chloride channel protein, giving the protein MVSHSVTKTDKRTGHSFNPRVQYVLLMSFSVAIGMAAAGGAFLFRWMIENFQHLFWSGGPSFLDMAVSSPWWLTLLLPCAGGLVAGIIITRWAPEAKGPGVPEVIKAIAVRGGVIRHRITFLKALVTSLLIGCGASVGREGPVVQIGASLGSSAARLFRLDPSMLPVCVASGAAAGISATFNAPLTGTLFAIEILLLDTEMSYVSHIIVASVTASALSKLFWGDFPTFEAPKFIFNNFSELIIFFLLGILAGLVSIAFVNMIRLSEKAFDSIPIPEWIKPGLGGLILGAMALKIPAILGVGYEAVNMGLTGVLPLDIAILLLGAKLVATSLCIGSGMSGGIFAPSLVLGAALGISVSSTINMFFPELALTHGQYALVGMGTVVAGTTLAPITAVLTVFELTYSYKIILPMMVGCITSALVVRILNGYSVYEAKLLRQGINILRGHDESVMVNIPLKEVMETEFDYLHTTDSLTKAAEMVLNSEFPHFPVLDDENKLAGILTLHDMRDFLKTTLDLKSGTEIVDTLMVRTIVSLPADSNLKEAILKFERTGVSFLPLMNKDNSVAGIIKSKEAMKIFRDRRYKNKILSAAI; this is encoded by the coding sequence ATGGTTTCCCACTCCGTGACAAAAACAGATAAACGTACTGGACACTCTTTTAATCCGAGGGTCCAGTACGTTTTACTTATGTCTTTTTCCGTAGCCATCGGCATGGCAGCAGCAGGTGGAGCCTTCCTTTTCCGCTGGATGATTGAAAATTTTCAACATCTGTTCTGGTCCGGCGGTCCCTCTTTCCTCGATATGGCGGTAAGCTCACCTTGGTGGTTGACACTTTTACTGCCATGTGCGGGAGGGCTGGTGGCCGGTATTATTATTACCCGTTGGGCTCCTGAAGCCAAAGGCCCCGGAGTTCCTGAAGTAATCAAAGCAATTGCCGTTCGTGGCGGGGTTATCCGGCACCGTATAACCTTTCTCAAAGCGCTGGTGACCAGTCTGCTGATCGGCTGTGGAGCCTCAGTGGGACGAGAAGGTCCTGTCGTTCAAATCGGTGCATCTCTAGGCTCATCAGCTGCGCGACTCTTCCGGCTTGATCCATCCATGCTCCCGGTCTGCGTTGCTTCCGGTGCCGCGGCTGGAATTTCTGCAACTTTCAATGCCCCGCTCACCGGGACTCTTTTCGCCATCGAAATCCTGCTTCTGGATACGGAAATGTCCTACGTCAGCCACATCATCGTGGCTTCCGTAACAGCATCTGCACTCTCAAAATTATTTTGGGGAGACTTTCCCACTTTTGAAGCTCCAAAATTTATTTTCAATAATTTCAGCGAACTAATAATTTTCTTTCTTCTTGGAATACTTGCCGGACTGGTCTCAATCGCTTTTGTAAACATGATCCGCCTTTCCGAAAAAGCATTCGACAGCATACCTATCCCGGAATGGATCAAACCCGGTCTTGGCGGCCTGATCCTCGGAGCCATGGCACTTAAAATTCCAGCCATTCTCGGCGTGGGGTACGAAGCTGTCAACATGGGACTGACTGGAGTTCTTCCGCTTGATATAGCTATACTTCTTCTGGGAGCCAAGCTAGTTGCCACTTCCCTGTGTATAGGATCAGGCATGAGCGGTGGTATTTTTGCTCCTTCTCTGGTTCTGGGTGCCGCGCTGGGGATATCGGTCAGCTCGACGATCAATATGTTTTTTCCCGAGCTGGCCCTCACACATGGACAATACGCACTAGTAGGAATGGGGACAGTCGTCGCCGGGACAACCCTTGCACCGATTACCGCAGTTTTAACAGTTTTCGAGCTCACCTATTCATATAAAATAATTCTGCCCATGATGGTCGGCTGCATAACGAGTGCACTAGTAGTGCGCATACTCAATGGCTATTCCGTGTACGAAGCCAAGTTGTTACGGCAAGGAATTAATATACTTCGCGGTCATGATGAATCTGTCATGGTCAATATTCCCCTAAAAGAGGTAATGGAAACTGAATTTGACTATCTGCACACCACAGACAGCCTTACAAAAGCTGCCGAGATGGTCCTTAATTCTGAATTTCCCCATTTTCCGGTGTTGGATGATGAAAATAAACTTGCCGGGATTCTGACTTTGCACGACATGCGGGATTTTTTGAAAACTACGCTGGACTTAAAAAGCGGTACTGAAATTGTGGACACACTGATGGTTCGCACGATCGTGTCTCTGCCTGCTGATTCCAATTTAAAAGAGGCTATTCTAAAATTTGAAAGGACCGGTGTTTCATTCTTACCGCTTATGAATAAAGACAACAGCGTTGCAGGAATCATTAAATCCAAAGAAGCCATGAAAATATTCCGCGATAGACGATATAAAAATAAAATTCTATCAGCCGCTATTTAA
- the infA gene encoding translation initiation factor IF-1 produces the protein MAKEEGIEVEGVVQEALPNAMFKVELENGHVILGHISGKMRKHYIRILPGDRVKVELSPYDLTRGRITFRMK, from the coding sequence GTGGCTAAAGAAGAAGGTATCGAAGTAGAAGGTGTAGTCCAGGAAGCATTGCCTAATGCCATGTTCAAAGTTGAGCTTGAGAATGGGCATGTTATTTTGGGGCATATTTCCGGAAAAATGCGGAAACATTATATCCGTATCTTGCCGGGGGATCGGGTCAAGGTGGAGTTGTCGCCATACGATCTGACCCGGGGTCGGATAACATTCCGCATGAAATGA
- a CDS encoding IMP cyclohydrolase: MDMLPIKRGVLSVTDKSGLAEFAAELAGFGVELISTGGTRKMLLDAGLEVKSVSDVTGFPEIMGGRVKTLHPSVHGGILADKDNPEHLSTLDEHNIETIDMVCVNLYNFAKAVSEGQDLKNAVEQIDIGGPTMLRASAKNFHSVLVVPSPVHYPRILEDMKKNDGKVSLALRKDLAAETFALVSEYDSMIAKYLADHDA; encoded by the coding sequence ATGGATATGTTGCCTATAAAGCGTGGAGTGCTCAGTGTTACTGATAAATCCGGGCTGGCTGAATTTGCGGCTGAATTAGCTGGCTTCGGTGTGGAATTGATCAGCACCGGCGGCACAAGAAAAATGCTTCTTGATGCCGGCCTTGAGGTCAAGTCTGTGAGTGATGTTACCGGCTTCCCTGAAATCATGGGCGGTCGCGTGAAGACCCTGCACCCCAGTGTGCATGGGGGAATCCTCGCGGATAAAGATAACCCGGAACACCTGTCGACTCTTGATGAACACAACATTGAGACGATCGATATGGTTTGCGTTAACCTGTACAATTTTGCCAAGGCAGTAAGCGAAGGGCAGGACCTTAAGAATGCTGTCGAGCAGATCGACATCGGCGGTCCGACCATGCTGCGCGCTTCGGCCAAGAATTTTCACTCTGTTCTGGTTGTCCCCAGTCCGGTGCATTATCCCCGTATTCTCGAAGACATGAAAAAGAATGACGGCAAAGTTTCTCTCGCACTCAGAAAAGATCTGGCTGCGGAAACTTTTGCGCTTGTCTCTGAATATGATTCCATGATTGCCAAATATTTGGCAGATCACGACGCTTAG
- a CDS encoding EAL domain-containing protein, which translates to MDIDIKNCITAISRVVIEDGITIYFQPVVSLLSKTVIGFEALARGVDEKGEPSVGPACLFNSALPIKAQLKVEEVCLGKSLEAYKPLYDKYRDIILFLNINSNIYSRDESQIISPHQLVASYGYSPNMITLELDVEQLSKEIPFNLLRIAHEQGYKVSVDNVDGSTECAKILTRVKPDFVKLDSKIYANIGGVAEAKGELAAFAASLIRRGIIPVAKGVESEEEAVVFAQAGFSLQQGFFYADSSTGSGEKDSFGDRVSRVSAALKDRSKKNIQLLQEVFRDIHLLLKSTMTRLQQEEDGEMNRILEELIKKNSKIVSAYILSASGKQLSKRLSGRAADPLGIKLVNSAVGSDHSDSEIFVYLNSGFEKIAGTHTPDPLCRTGYNYIAGYFYKDGSRRGRILILEYVRS; encoded by the coding sequence ATGGATATCGATATAAAAAATTGTATCACAGCCATCAGCAGGGTTGTTATTGAAGATGGCATCACTATTTATTTCCAGCCGGTAGTTTCGCTGTTATCTAAGACTGTAATAGGCTTTGAGGCCCTTGCCCGTGGTGTAGATGAAAAAGGAGAACCTTCTGTCGGGCCGGCCTGCTTATTCAATTCCGCTTTACCTATTAAGGCTCAACTTAAAGTGGAGGAAGTCTGCCTCGGCAAAAGTCTGGAAGCATACAAACCTTTATACGACAAATATAGGGACATAATACTTTTTTTAAATATCAATTCAAATATATATAGCCGTGACGAGTCTCAAATAATCAGTCCCCACCAGCTTGTGGCATCATATGGATACTCTCCAAATATGATAACTTTGGAGTTGGATGTTGAGCAGCTCAGCAAGGAGATTCCTTTTAATCTGCTTCGAATTGCTCATGAACAAGGTTACAAAGTGTCCGTAGATAATGTTGATGGATCTACTGAATGTGCGAAGATTCTGACGCGCGTCAAACCTGATTTTGTGAAATTAGATTCAAAAATTTATGCAAATATTGGCGGTGTGGCTGAAGCTAAGGGGGAACTGGCAGCTTTTGCTGCTAGTCTTATTCGCAGGGGCATAATACCCGTGGCTAAGGGTGTTGAGAGTGAAGAAGAGGCTGTGGTTTTTGCTCAGGCCGGTTTCAGTTTGCAACAAGGTTTTTTTTATGCTGATAGCTCTACAGGTAGTGGTGAAAAGGATTCTTTCGGTGATAGGGTTAGCCGGGTAAGCGCTGCGCTTAAGGACCGTAGTAAAAAAAATATCCAGTTGTTGCAGGAAGTTTTTCGGGATATCCATCTACTTTTGAAAAGTACGATGACGAGATTGCAGCAGGAAGAAGATGGTGAGATGAACCGGATTCTCGAAGAATTAATTAAGAAAAATTCCAAAATTGTTTCGGCGTATATCCTTAGCGCTTCCGGAAAACAGCTCTCGAAGAGATTATCGGGAAGAGCGGCTGATCCGCTGGGGATAAAACTTGTTAATTCTGCTGTCGGAAGCGACCATAGTGACAGTGAAATCTTTGTTTATCTTAATTCAGGCTTTGAAAAAATAGCAGGAACTCATACTCCTGACCCACTTTGCCGCACAGGTTATAATTATATTGCAGGTTATTTCTACAAGGACGGTAGCCGCAGGGGGCGTATCCTCATTCTTGAATATGTTAGGTCGTAA
- a CDS encoding response regulator: MYKILIAEDDKISQKLAARFVEDLGHIPFVSPHGRHAYETLKAENHFDVLVTDIMMPEMDGRQLVQTLRGDSQFMDMPIVIMSAVVGVSDISNLLALGATYFMTKPIDKAEFNEVIGRCLK, encoded by the coding sequence ATGTATAAAATACTGATAGCTGAAGATGATAAAATTTCTCAGAAGCTGGCCGCAAGGTTTGTAGAGGATTTGGGTCATATCCCTTTTGTAAGCCCTCATGGAAGGCATGCTTATGAAACCTTGAAGGCCGAAAACCATTTTGATGTTCTGGTAACAGATATCATGATGCCGGAAATGGATGGTCGCCAGCTGGTTCAGACATTGCGAGGGGATTCCCAGTTTATGGATATGCCTATAGTAATTATGTCCGCGGTGGTGGGAGTTTCAGATATATCGAATCTGCTGGCTCTCGGTGCGACATATTTTATGACTAAGCCCATAGACAAGGCTGAATTTAATGAGGTTATAGGACGTTGCCTTAAATAA